In Arthrobacter sp. B3I9, the following are encoded in one genomic region:
- a CDS encoding TIGR03085 family metal-binding protein codes for MHFVDPSREVLAETLLAAGPDSPTLCTGWLTRDLAAHLYLRERKAAVGLGLLIKRLAKASDAATARLAAKLKTPEDYNKLVRTFRAGPPAFSPMKIKALDESSNLIEYFVHTEDVRRAVDRWAPRALDEEYSDALWDDLIKRAAILYRGVDLGIVLVRPSGPRHVAKRAPVSVAIVGEPGELLMHAHGRTRHALVTFEGQPDAVALLQSAEVGL; via the coding sequence ATGCATTTCGTCGACCCGTCCCGAGAAGTCCTGGCCGAAACCCTGCTGGCGGCCGGCCCTGACTCCCCCACGCTCTGCACGGGCTGGCTCACCCGCGATCTTGCCGCCCACCTGTACCTGCGCGAGCGTAAAGCCGCCGTCGGTCTCGGGCTGCTGATCAAGCGGCTGGCCAAGGCTTCGGACGCAGCCACCGCAAGGCTGGCGGCAAAGCTCAAGACGCCGGAAGACTACAACAAGCTGGTCCGCACCTTCCGCGCCGGCCCTCCCGCGTTCTCCCCGATGAAGATCAAAGCCCTGGACGAGAGCTCCAACCTGATTGAGTACTTTGTGCACACAGAGGACGTCCGCCGGGCAGTCGACCGCTGGGCCCCGCGCGCCCTGGACGAGGAGTACTCGGACGCGCTCTGGGACGACTTGATCAAGCGCGCCGCCATCCTGTACCGAGGTGTGGACCTGGGCATCGTGCTCGTGCGGCCTTCCGGGCCCCGCCACGTTGCAAAACGGGCTCCCGTGTCCGTGGCCATCGTAGGCGAGCCGGGCGAACTGCTGATGCATGCGCACGGCCGGACGCGCCACGCCCTGGTGACGTTCGAAGGCCAGCCCGACGCCGTCGCGCTGCTGCAGTCCGCCGAAGTCGGCCTGTAA
- a CDS encoding anthranilate synthase component I, with the protein MQDLGTISPGLEEFRELAVHSRVIPVRLKVLADAETPIGLYRKLAQGQPGTFLMESAAVGGAWSRYSFIGARSRATLTTKDGQAHWLGEPPVGVPLDGSPVDAIRDTIEALRTERFDGLPPFTSGLVGFLGWETVRHWEKLTSPPEDDLELPEMALNLVTDMAVHDNMDGTVLLIANAINFDNSSERVDEAWHDAVARVKALLAKVSAPVQQPVSVLETAALDFASSVQERWDEAEYLAALDRGKEAIVDGEVFQVVISRRFEMECGAEPLDVYRVLRNTNPSPYMYIFSLEDAAGRQYSIVGSSPEALVTVTGEEVITHPIAGSRPRGKTVEADKALAEELLGDQKERAEHLMLVDLSRNDLSKVCVAGSVDVTQFMEVERFSHIMHLVSTVVGELAPDAKAYDVLRATFPAGTLSGAPKPRALRLLDELEPHRRGIYGGVVGYLDFAGDMDMAIAIRSALLREGRAYVQAGGGIVADSVNESEALETVNKAAAPMRAVHTAGSLRNVTADTVAGAPRPAAGIPDAGIADAGIAGAGTAGAATEQP; encoded by the coding sequence ATGCAGGACCTTGGAACCATCAGCCCGGGCCTGGAGGAGTTCCGTGAGCTCGCCGTCCACAGCCGTGTCATTCCCGTCCGGCTCAAGGTGCTGGCAGACGCCGAAACCCCGATCGGGCTGTACCGCAAGCTCGCGCAGGGCCAGCCGGGCACCTTCCTGATGGAATCCGCCGCCGTCGGCGGCGCCTGGTCACGGTACTCGTTCATCGGCGCCCGCTCCCGGGCCACCCTCACCACCAAGGACGGTCAGGCGCACTGGCTTGGCGAGCCACCCGTCGGCGTACCGCTGGACGGCAGCCCGGTGGACGCCATCCGGGACACCATCGAGGCGCTGCGCACGGAACGGTTCGATGGGCTGCCCCCGTTCACCTCGGGCCTGGTCGGCTTCCTCGGCTGGGAAACGGTCCGGCACTGGGAGAAGCTCACCAGCCCGCCGGAAGACGATCTGGAACTGCCCGAGATGGCCCTGAACTTGGTCACCGACATGGCGGTGCACGACAACATGGACGGCACTGTCCTGTTGATCGCCAACGCCATCAATTTCGACAACAGCTCCGAGCGTGTCGACGAAGCCTGGCACGACGCCGTCGCCCGCGTGAAGGCCCTGCTGGCCAAGGTGAGCGCGCCCGTGCAGCAGCCGGTGTCCGTACTGGAGACCGCGGCCCTCGACTTCGCCTCCAGCGTGCAGGAGCGCTGGGACGAAGCCGAATACCTGGCCGCCCTGGACCGCGGCAAGGAGGCCATCGTCGACGGCGAGGTCTTCCAGGTGGTCATTTCCCGCCGCTTCGAGATGGAGTGCGGCGCCGAGCCGCTGGACGTCTACCGGGTGCTGCGCAACACCAACCCGAGCCCCTACATGTACATCTTCAGCCTCGAGGACGCCGCCGGCCGGCAGTACTCGATTGTCGGGTCGTCCCCCGAGGCCCTCGTGACCGTGACCGGCGAGGAAGTGATCACCCACCCCATCGCAGGTTCCCGGCCGCGCGGCAAGACGGTCGAGGCGGACAAGGCCCTCGCGGAGGAACTCCTGGGCGACCAGAAGGAACGCGCCGAACACCTGATGCTCGTGGACCTCTCACGCAACGACCTGTCCAAGGTCTGCGTGGCCGGCTCCGTCGATGTCACGCAGTTCATGGAAGTGGAGCGCTTCAGCCACATCATGCACCTTGTCTCCACCGTCGTCGGCGAACTCGCCCCCGACGCCAAGGCCTACGACGTGCTGCGGGCCACGTTCCCCGCGGGCACGCTCTCCGGCGCGCCGAAACCGCGTGCCCTGCGCCTGCTGGACGAACTCGAACCGCACCGCCGCGGCATCTACGGCGGCGTGGTGGGTTACCTGGATTTCGCGGGGGACATGGACATGGCCATCGCCATCCGCTCCGCACTGCTGCGTGAAGGCAGGGCCTACGTGCAGGCCGGCGGCGGAATCGTGGCCGACTCCGTCAACGAAAGTGAAGCCCTGGAAACCGTCAACAAGGCGGCTGCCCCCATGCGCGCCGTGCACACGGCCGGATCGCTGCGCAACGTCACCGCCGACACGGTCGCGGGCGCACCCCGGCCGGCTGCCGGAATCCCCGACGCTGGAATCGCCGACGCCGGAATCGCCGGCGCCGGAACCGCCGGCGCCGCGACGGAGCAGCCGTGA
- the hisI gene encoding phosphoribosyl-AMP cyclohydrolase, producing MSEQPAPAPVLSSAPVLDSPVLNPSAPSSASHAPAGGPVDPAASAAVSAPGSPLPAELAQALKRDGAGLVAAIVQQFDTNEVLMLGWMDDEALHRTLTSGRVTFYSRSRQEYWRKGDTSGHVQWVKSLAMDCDGDALLVRVDQVGAACHTGTRTCFDGRELEAVTGPAE from the coding sequence ATGTCTGAGCAGCCCGCCCCCGCCCCTGTACTGAGTTCAGCGCCTGTACTGGATTCACCAGTACTGAATCCAAGCGCACCGAGTTCGGCCTCCCATGCCCCGGCAGGCGGGCCGGTGGACCCGGCCGCGTCGGCGGCGGTGTCCGCTCCGGGCAGCCCGCTCCCTGCCGAACTGGCCCAGGCCCTCAAGCGGGACGGTGCCGGCCTGGTCGCCGCGATCGTCCAGCAGTTCGACACCAACGAAGTGCTCATGTTGGGCTGGATGGATGACGAGGCGCTGCACCGCACGCTGACCAGCGGCCGCGTGACGTTCTATTCGCGCTCCCGCCAGGAGTACTGGCGCAAGGGCGACACGTCCGGCCACGTCCAGTGGGTCAAGTCCCTCGCGATGGACTGCGACGGCGATGCCCTGCTGGTCCGCGTCGACCAGGTGGGTGCCGCGTGCCACACGGGTACCCGCACCTGTTTCGACGGCCGTGAGCTCGAGGCCGTGACCGGCCCCGCGGAATGA
- the hisF gene encoding imidazole glycerol phosphate synthase subunit HisF — protein sequence MTVAVRVIPCLDVDAGRVVKGINFEGLRDAGDPVELAHRYDNGSADELTFLDVTASSGNRLTTFDVVRRTAEEVFIPLTVGGGVRGVAEVDKLLRFGADKAAINTAAVARPDVIDEITRHFGSQVLVLSLDARRTRPGSQPTASGFEVTTHGGRQGTGIDAIAWAREAADRGVGEILLNSIDADGTKDGFDLELIRLARAGVKVPLIASGGAGKPEHFPPAVAAGADAVLAASVFHFGPLDMIAQVKAAIREAGFEVR from the coding sequence ATGACTGTAGCCGTGCGCGTCATCCCCTGCCTCGACGTCGACGCCGGACGCGTGGTTAAGGGCATCAATTTCGAAGGCCTGCGCGACGCCGGTGACCCCGTGGAACTGGCGCACCGTTACGACAACGGCAGCGCCGACGAACTGACGTTCCTCGATGTCACCGCATCCTCCGGCAACCGATTGACGACGTTCGACGTCGTCCGCCGCACCGCTGAGGAAGTGTTCATCCCCCTCACCGTGGGCGGCGGCGTCCGCGGCGTCGCCGAGGTGGACAAGCTGCTGCGCTTCGGCGCCGATAAGGCAGCCATCAACACCGCGGCCGTGGCCCGGCCGGACGTGATCGATGAAATCACCCGGCACTTCGGCTCCCAGGTCCTCGTCCTGTCCCTGGACGCACGCCGCACGCGGCCGGGATCGCAGCCCACCGCCTCCGGCTTCGAGGTCACCACCCATGGCGGACGCCAGGGGACCGGGATTGACGCCATTGCCTGGGCGCGTGAAGCGGCGGACCGGGGGGTGGGCGAGATCCTGCTGAACTCGATCGACGCCGACGGCACCAAGGACGGCTTCGACTTGGAACTGATCCGCCTCGCGCGGGCCGGGGTCAAGGTGCCGCTGATCGCCTCCGGCGGCGCCGGCAAGCCCGAGCACTTCCCTCCGGCAGTGGCGGCAGGCGCCGACGCCGTCCTCGCGGCGTCGGTCTTCCACTTCGGTCCGCTGGACATGATCGCCCAGGTCAAGGCCGCCATCCGCGAGGCAGGCTTCGAGGTCCGCTAG